The Raphanus sativus cultivar WK10039 chromosome 2, ASM80110v3, whole genome shotgun sequence genome includes a region encoding these proteins:
- the LOC108818705 gene encoding glutathione S-transferase F3, which produces MAGIKVFGHPASTATRRVLLTLHEKNLDFELVHVELKDGEHKKEPFLSRNPFGKVPAFEDGDLKLFESRAITQYIAHRYEEEGTNLLPADSKNISHYAIMAIGMEVEAHHFDPVASKLAWEQVFKLFYGMTTDQAVVEEEEAKLAAVLDVYEARLKEFKYLAGETFTLTDLHHIPVIQYLLGTPTKKLFAERPHVNEWVEEITNRPASQKILQ; this is translated from the exons ATGGCAGGTATCAAAGTTTTCGGACACCCTGCTTCCACTGCCACCAGGAGAGTCCTCCTCACCCTCCACGAGAAAAACCTCGACTTTGAGCTCGTTCATGTCGAGCTCAAAGACGGTGAGCACAAGAAAGAGCCCTTCCTCTCCCGCAAC CCTTTTGGTAAAGTTCCCGCCTTTGAAGATGGAGACCTCAAGCTCTTCG AATCAAGAGCGATTACTCAGTACATAGCTCACCGATATGAAGAGGAAGGAACCAACCTTCTCCCAGCCGACTCCAAGAACATATCCCACTACGCAATCATGGCCATTGGAATGGAAGTAGAAGCTCACCACTTCGACCCAGTGGCTTCAAAGCTTGCCTGGGAACAAGTGTTCAAGCTCTTCTATGGCATGACCACAGACCAAGCCgttgttgaagaagaagaggctaAGTTAGCCGCGGTCCTTGATGTGTACGAGGCTAGGCTCAAGGAGTTCAAGTATTTGGCTGGTGAAACTTTTACTTTGACCGATCTTCACCACATTCCCGTTATTCAATACTTGCTTGGAACTCCCACCAAAAAGCTCTTCGCCGAGCGTCCACATGTCAACGAGTGGGTGGAAGAGATCACCAACAGGCCAGCTTCCCAGAAGATCCTTCAGTGA
- the LOC108823256 gene encoding uncharacterized protein LOC108823256, with the protein MDQYGLPVQRREMKHKGRNVVWSVGMDKCLIEALSFQAKNGNKVDKCFNENAYTAACLAVNTRFNLNLNSQKVINRLKTIKKRYRVMRDILSRDGFWWNATTKMIDSQSDDLWKRYIAVHPDAKAFKGKQIEMYEELRIVCGDYHQAPGRYAKVKAESNHHQNDFKHFEEDSVSFPLPSSEDNNSDTDGTESYAGGGGGADEYLHEEPQDLPLPPPPRNPLKQPLKRPKNSDPFQEAMLAVASSIRRLADAVEGSKSSVNTEELLEAVMEIDGLEEAKQMYAFEYLNGDPVKARAFMAYNTRMRKLFLFRQFWWWK; encoded by the exons ATGGATCAATACGGCTTGCCAGTACAGAGAAGGGAGATGAAACATAAAGGGAGAAACGTTGTATGGTCCGTTGGTATGGATAAGTGTCTCATCGAAGCTTTGTCTTTCCAGGCCAAAAACGGCAACAAGGTTGACAAATGCTTCAACGAGAACGCGTACACTGCTGCTTGTCTTGCCGTCAACACTCGTTTCAACCTTAACCTCAATAGCCAAAAAGTCATCAATCGCCTCAAGACAATCAAGAAAAGGTACAGAGTTATGAGAGACATACTTAGTCGAGATGGGTTTTGGTGGAACGCAACCACAAAGATGATCGATTCTCAAAGTGATGACCTCTGGAAAAGATATATTGCA GTACACCCAGACGCTAAAGCATTCAAGGGAAAGCAAATTGAGATGTATGAAGAACTTAGAATAGTATGTGGTGACTATCATCAAGCCCCAGGTCGATATGCCAAGGTGAAAGCTGAAAGCAATCATCATCAGAACGACTTTAAACACTTTGAAGAAGACTCTGTTTCGTTCCCTTTGCCAAGCTCTGAAGACAATAATAGCGATACAGATGGAACAGAGTCCTACGcaggaggtggtggaggagcAGATGAGTATTTGCATGAAGAGCCTCAagatcttcctcttcctcctccaccTCGAAATCCTTTAAAGCAGCCTCTTAAACGACCTAAAAACTCAGATCCTTTCCAAGAGGCCATGTTAGCAGTTGCTTCAAGCATTCGTCGCCTAGCTGATGCAGTGGAAGGAAGCAAAAGTTCGGTCAACACAGAGGAACTGCTTGAAGCAGTGATGGAGATTGATGGATTGGAAGAAGCCAAGCAGATGTATGCGTTTGAGTATCTGAATGGTGATCCGGTGAAAGCTAGAGCTTTCATGGCTTATAATACTCGGATGAGGAAGTTGTTTTTGTTTCGACAGTTTTGGTGGTGGAAGTAA
- the LOC108840512 gene encoding uncharacterized protein LOC108840512, which produces MRKFLRKMHEWRKTIEGFVDEEENHNDEVTPQNSDCEDDERHYQRYKKGSGVLTLGQAFDSLAEFKEAVVDYSLKEGFNVKFTRWGSQKSEVRCAVVAVREDSNNSGADVVAPVTEKDGDGSTENQSCPFRIYCSFEKSLGMYLIKTFEDEHSCIPDGYSTAIRDHIIAKLSLNEIRRDPKLKPKAMQAKMEEKYNVIVSNDQCRKAKQQALRMVRDEHDAQFARLKDYKMEVIKCNPDSTVELGTLTNESGKEIFDRIYVCLAPLKRTWTAHCRPIFGIDGCFLKSNEKGQFLAAVGRDANNQLFPIAWAVVEVENTDSWLWFIQLLKLDLNLLDGTGFTLISDRQKVSVSL; this is translated from the coding sequence ATGAGGAAATTCTTGAGGAAGATGCACGAGTGGAGAAAAACAATAGAAGGATTTGTggatgaagaagagaatcacAATGATGAGGTGACTCCTCAGAATTCTGACTGTGAGGATGATGAACGCCATTACCAAAGGTATAAAAAGGGAAGTGGGGTTCTTACCTTAGGCCAAGCATTTGATAGTTTGGCTGAGTTCAAGGAAGCTGTGGTTGATTACTCTTTGAAGGAAGGATTCAATGTTAAATTCACAAGATGGGGATCTCAAAAATCTGAGGTTAGATGTGCAGTTGTTGCTGTACGTGAAGATAGCAACAATAGTGGAGCTGATGTAGTTGCACCGGTAACTGAAAAGGATGGAGATGGAAGTACTGAGAATCAAAGCTGTCCTTTTAGAATCTACTGCTCCTTTGAAAAATCTTTAGGGATGTACTTGATCAAGACATTCGAAGATGAGCATTCATGTATACCAGACGGGTATTCTACGGCTATTAGGGATCATATCATTGCAAAGTTGTCACTGAATGAGATAAGAAGAGATCCTAAACTGAAGCCTAAGGCGATGCAAGCAAAGATGGAGGAGAAATATAATGTGATTGTCTCTAATGATCAGTGTAGGAAGGCTAAACAACAAGCACTGAGGATGGTTCGAGATGAACATGACGCGCAATTTGCAAGGTTAAAGGACTACAAAATGGAGGTTATAAAGTGTAACCCGGATTCTACTGTGGAACTTGGGACATTAACCAATGAAAGTGGAAAAGAGATATTTGACCGGATATATGTCTGTTTAGCGCCTCTGAAGAGAACTTGGACTGCTCACTGCCGTCCAATATTTGGGATAGATGGATGTTTTCTGAAGAGTAATGAGAAAGGACAGTTCTTAGCAGCTGTAGGGAGAGATGCAAATAATCAATTATTTCCCATAGCGTGGGCAGTAGTGGAAGTTGAAAATACTGATAGTTGGCTATGGTTCATTCAGCTGCTGAAGCTTGATTTGAACTTGTTGGATGGAACAGGGTTCACTTTAATCTCAGATAGGCAGAAAGTAAGTGTTTCACTCTAA
- the LOC108842610 gene encoding homeobox protein LUMINIDEPENDENS, whose protein sequence is MDDAFKEEIEIGSSVESLMELLNSQKMLFHSQIDQLQDVVVTQCKLTGVNPLAQEMAAGALSIKIGKRPRDLLNPKAVKYMQTVFAIKDSISKKESREISALFGISVAQVRDFFATQKIKVKKQVRLSREKLMMSTTHAIQGDGVMEQNSAVPHAEPLPLNSMDPEASSISWGEGETPALMPKEDVQEEDVPPDISDSDKYFVDNIFSLLRREETFLGQMKLMEWIMQIQDSSVLIWFLSKGGVLILTTWLSQAATEEQTSVLLLILKVLCHLPLHKASPENMSAILQSVNGLRFYRTSDISNRAKGLLSRWTKLFAKIQAMKKQNRNISQVDSQSQLLLKQSIAEIMGDKTNPEDILSISNGRSENGRRMKSSQGPKLLLTSADDSTRKHMLGSTPSYNKERRKVQMVEQPGQKAAGRGSQTVRIGTSGRSRPMSADDIQKAKMRALYMNSKNIKKDTLPSAIGDTRTVVPEKPLAIHSVKDSPPSQSNEAKTENTPGPSAVQFPPSQNNEAKTEDIPEPSAVQQPVTVNVLVQPVNSPAVNVPVQADEFRNRKLSTPPKSISSKVGVLSRMSPQTILKNCKREQIEWHVPPGMVLDELWRVAAGANSKEADVQKNRNRREKETTYQSLQTIPLNPKEPWDRELDFDDSLTPEIPSQQPQEESITEPQDSLDERRTAAGAASTSSSQSSSVEPDYELLAALLKNPDLLHALTSGQPGNLAGQDMVKLLDVIKTGAPNLSSSSNMKVDEQVEVSLPSPTPSTNPGMSGWGQEVTRNPFSRQTQVGASVARMSTRLPVASMQWQPSNGQSIPQHTPSAYNSFTLPHTERQHQQRMQPRLHQNQHLQQQPISTTSYVVRESVGKMDIGTSASWRSQQSQNSYYSHQANGIGSDASYQGNEQYMTSSNPGYESWSPDNSPSRNHPNMRGQQQPSRKHDPYWNQNKRWR, encoded by the exons ATGGACGACGCGTTCAAGGAGGAGATAGAAATCGGGAGCTCGGTGGAGTCGTTAATGGAGCTATTGAATTCGCAGAAGATGCTTTTCCACAGCCAGATCGATCAGCTCCAAGATGTCGTCGTTACTCAATGCAAACTCACCGGCGTTAACCCTCTCGCCCAGGAAAT GGCTGCTGGTGCTTTGTCCATTAAAATTG GAAAGCGGCCTAGAGACTTGTTAAATCCAAAGGCTGTTAAGTATATGCAAACCGTTTTTGCAATTAAAGATTCTATTAGTAAGAAGGAATCTCGGGAGATAAGTGCCCTATTTGGCATCTCAGTTGCCCAG GTTCGAGATTTTTTTGCTACTCAAAAGATTAAAGTAAAGAAACAGGTGAGGCTTTCAAGGGAGAAGTTAATGATGTCCACTACGCATGCTATACAAGGTGATGGTGTTATGGAACAGAACAGTGCAGTACCTCATGCTGAACCCCTTCCATTGAACTCTATGGATCCGGAGGCATCATCTATAAGTTGGGGTGAAGGTGAAACACCGGCCCTTATGCCAAAGGAGGATGTTCAAGAGGAGGATGTTCCACCTGATATCAGTGATTCAGACAAGTACTTTgttgataatatattttctctgtTGCGGAGAGAAGAAACATTTTTAGGACAGATGAAATTAATGGAGTGGATCATGCAAATACAAGATTCTTCTGTGCTGATCTG GTTTCTATCGAAAGGAGGGGTTTTGATACTTACAACATGGTTGAGTCAAGCTGCTACTGAAGAGCAAACAAGTGTCTTACTACTTATCCTTAAG GTTCTTTGTCATTTGCCTCTCCACAAAGCATCTCCGGAAAATATGTCAGCCATATTGCAAAGCGTCAATGGACTTCGTTTTTATAGGACATCAG ACATATCAAACAGGGCAAAAGGTCTGTTATCAAGGTGGACAAAGTTATTTGCGAAAATCCAAGCCATGAAGAAACAAAATCGTAACATCTCGCAAGTTGATTCGCAGAGTCAATTGCTTCTGAAACAGAG TATCGCTGAAATCATGGGTGATAAAACCAATCCT GAAGATATTCTTAGTATCTCAAATGGAAGGTCAGAGAACGGCAG GAGGATGAAATCGTCACAGGGTCCAAAACTGTTGCTTACTTCTGCAGATGATTCCACCAGGAAACACATGCTTGGTTCAACTCCATCAT ATAACAAAGAACGCAGGAAAGTTCAGATGGTGGAGCAACCAGGTCAAAAAGCTGCTGGAAGGGGGTCTCAGACAGTTAGAATAGGAACTTCTGGTCGAAGCCGCCCTATGTCTGCTGATGATATTCAGAAAGCAAAGATGCGTGCTCTTTATATGAATAGCAAGAATATTAAAAAGGATACATTACCTAGTGCCATTGGTGATACGAGAACAGTTGTTCCTGAAAAGCCCTTGGCTATTCACTCAGTCAAGGATTCTCCACCAAGTCAGAGCAATGAAGCTAAGACTGAAAACACACCTGGACCTTCTGCTGTACAGTTTCCACCTAGTCAGAACAATGAAGCTAAGACTGAAGACATACCTGAACCTTCTGCTGTACAGCAGCCTGTCACTGTAAATGTCCTGGTTCAGCCTGTCAATTCACCGGCTGTAAATGTTCCAGTACAAGCTGATGAATTTAGAAATAGAAAACTTTCAACACCTCCTAAAAGTATTTCTAGTAAGGTGGGAGTTTTGTCAAGAATGAGCCCACAGACTATTCTAAAGAATTGCAAGCGAGAACAGATTGAATGGCATGTACCACCAG GAATGGTACTTGACGAACTCTGGAGAGTAGCTGCTGGTGCTAATAGCAAGGAGGCTGATGTTCAGAAAAACCGAAACCGGCgagaaaaagaaacaacataTCAATCTCTTCAAACTATACCGCTGAATCCTAAAGAACCATGGGACAGGGAATTGGACTTTGATGACAGTTTGACACCTGAAATTCCATCTCAACAGCCACAAGAAGAAAGTATAACAGAACCACAGGATTCACTTGATGAACGGAGAACCGCTGCTGGTGCTGCCTCAACCTCTTCATCTCAAAGTAGTTCCGTTGAACCTGATTATGAGTTATTGGCCGCGTTACTTAAGAACCCGGATCTTCTACATGCGCTGACTTCTGGTCAGCCCGGTAATTTAGCCGGTCAAGATATGGTAAAACTGCTTGATGTGATTAAAACTGGTGCACCAAATTTAAGCAGTAGCTCAAATATGAAGGTTGACGAACAGGTTGAAGTGTCCCTTCCATCTCCAACACCATCAACCAATCCTGGAATG AGCGGGTGGGGACAAGAAGTGACTCGGAATCCATTTTCAAGACAAACCCAAGTTGGTGCCTCAGTTGCTAGAATGAGTACTCGGCTTCCTGTTGCTTCCATGCAATGGCAACCATCAAACGGACAATCGATCCCTCAACATACTCCATCAGCATATAACTCATTCACATTGCCTCACACAGAAAGACAACACCAACAACGCATGCAACCAAGGCTCCATCAAAATCAACATCTTCAACAACAACCAATCTCGACAACCTCGTATGTGGTCAGGGAATCAGTAGGAAAGATGGACATAGGTACATCGGCTTCATGGAGGTCCCAGCAGAGTCAGAATAGTTACTACTCACATCAAGCAAACGGGATTGGGTCAGATGCTTCCTACCAAGGGAATGAGCAGTACATGACTAGTAGTAATCCAGGATATGAATCATGGAGTCCTGATAATAGCCCAAGTAGGAACCACCCTAACATGAGGGGACAACAACAACCATCGAGGAAACATGACCCTTATTGGAACCAAAACAAAAGATGGCGTTAA